In the candidate division WOR-1 bacterium RIFOXYB2_FULL_36_35 genome, GGCTTTTGATATGATGCCGCAGGAACTTGTGGATATTTTAAAGGAAGCAAGTCAAAAAGGCAAACTAGAAGAGGTGTCAGAAAACATTGCACGTTTAATGTGTATTCTATTTAGTTTCATATTTGATGAAAGCAAGTTTGATCCTGATGAGAAAAATATAAATGCAGTGGGGCTTTTTCAACTTGAGTTGATTACAGCTAAAAATACATACCCTAAAATAGCAGATAAAAACAACCTTACTTTCGCAGATTTAGAAAACCCGGAAATAAACATGATGATAGGATTTAAGCTTATTTTAGATTATTTTAAGAGATTCAATGTAGAGGAAGGAGAAATTCTAACAGCAGAAAAATTTGCAAATATAGACATGTGGGGTTCTATGGGACTTGTTACTGCCGCATATATGATAGGGCCAACAAAGGTTACCAAAGATCCTGATAAATATCGCAAGGGGGGGCCTGCTTGCCAAAGAAGACGCGCAATGGCCCAAGACTATTTTCAATTTCAAAGCCCTGATATTATTGCAACAATTCAAAGGGCATTTCCAACACAAGAAAATTACAACGATAAAATCGCGTCCAAACCTCTTGTATCTATAATACAATAAAAAAATAAGGTGAAACTTTTATAAAATCTTGGCGAGATTCTCTCATGATAAGCAGTTGTACGCTAAATCAAATCTTATACGCACCAATATCAGTGGATCGGACACCTCTTCCATCATATAATCATAAGGATAAAATAGAAGTATTAAAAGGTATAAAAGAATTTTTAGAGGATAATCCAGATGAAACCTTAGTAATAGGAAATACACAATTCAGTTATGATAAAAACAAAAAAATCATAAAAATAATTATAAAATTAAGTGTTGGGAAAAAGATAAAAATAGAAGCGGGCTCAAACTCATTTCTTCCAGATAGTGTTCAATCTTTTTTTGAAAATTTGAGATCCAACAGGATAGAGAAAAAGAGTCTTCTGTCTATTCTTGATAAAATATCTCAAGGTTTAGAAAATAGCGGAACCAGAGATATGCCTTCATTTTTTGAAAAAATTCTGCATCGCAATGCTATCGATGTAATAAAAACAGTAGAAAGAAAACCTTCGTCAAAACAACTAAACATTATTTACTCAAAACCCATTGATTAACCCCGATATTGTCAGAATCCCAAAAACCTCCCGTACCTACCCACCAGATTCTTCTTTAGTTGGGGAGCTTTTTCAAGATGGGGATCTGCAATCAAATAATTAAACGCAGCCTCGCGCGCAAGATGCAAAATCTTTTCATCTCTTACAATATCGGCCATTCTAAATTCAGGAAGACCCGATTGTCTTACCCCACAAAAATCTCCCGGGCCTCGAAGCCGTAAATCAACTTCAGCAATTTTAAAACCGTCATTGGAATCGATCATCGCCTTTATCCTGATCCTTGCATCTTTACTCTTTGGCTCCCCCATTAAAAAACAGAAAGACTCGTGTGCCCCTCTTCCTATTCTCCCCCGCAACTGGTGAAGTTGGGATAAACCAAATCTCTCAGAATGTTCAATAACCATTATTGAAGCATTAGGAATATCAATTCCCACTTCAATAACAGTCGTTGAAACAAGAAGTTGAATTTTATTGTTACGAAACTCCCACATTATCCGCTCTTTTTCACTCTGTTTCATCTTCCCATGAATAAGACCTATTTTAAATTCGGGAAAAATATCTCTTTGTAAATATTCTGACTCTTCTACTGCTGCCTTTAAATCGCTCTTTTCTGTCTCTTTCACCAAAGGACAAACAACAAAAACCTGCCTCCCCTCTTTGATTTTCGTCCTTATAAATTCGTAGGAATTTCTACGTTTTGAATTAGAAACATAGTAAGTCTTAACCGGCTGTCTTCCGGGCGGCATTTCATCAATAATCGATCGGTCAAGATCTCCATAGAGTATAAGTGCAAGTGATCGGGGAATCGGAGTCGCAGTCATAAAGAGAAGATCGGGATGTACAAACATAAGATTTTGGGCCATTCCTTTATTTCCCAATTCCGCCCTTTGCAATACACCAAAACGATGCTGTTCATCAATTACAACCAGTCCAAGTTTTTTAAATTTAATCTCCTTTTGAATCAAAGCATGAGTCCCCACCACAAGATCTGCTTCTATCAAGCCTTTTCTTTCTTTGGATTGGGTGGACCCTGTTAACAATTGGATCGAAAATGATCGTTGTGACGTGATTAATTTTGAGATCTTTTCATAATGTTGCTGCGCTAAAATTTCTGTAGGAGCCATAATGGCTACCTGATAACCGTTTTTTATTGTTACATAAGCTGCCATTGCCGCAATAACCGTCTTCCCTGAACCGACATCTCCCTGAATCAGGCGATTCATCGGTCTATCTTTGCTCATATCTTCCAAGATTTCATCCAAAACCTTTTCTTGCGCCTTTGTCAGTTTAAAAGGCAAGGAAAAATCTGACAAAAGTTCTTTATTGGAATCAAACTTTATTCCATTTAAAGTTTTAATCTCTCTTTTTCGACTGCCCAATCCGATCTGAAAGACAAAAAAGTCCTCAAATATCATTCTCCTTTTTGCCTCTTCAACTATTCTCAAATCTTGAGGGAAATGGAGATTTTGGACTGCATCCAATATACTGATAAGCCTGTTTTTTTTTAATATCTCTTCCGGCAAAGGTTCTTTTATTTGATCAAGATACTGATCAAGCGAGGTTCTAATAATCTTCCGTATACTCTTTGCAAAAAGTCCTTCTGTCAAATTATAAACAGGAACTATCGACAAAGGTTCTCCCGTATCAAGCTCCCAGTAATGGGGTAAAACCTGCATACAACCTTCAAATTGATTAAATTCAAGCTTGCCTGAAACTATAAGTTTTGTGTTTTGTGTAAAGAGTTTCAAAAGGAACGGTTGGTTAAAAAAAATAATTCTTATGGATCCGGAAGAATCATTCAATGTAATTTTTAAAATTTGCATCCTTCCGGGCTTTTTCTGGCTTTCAATATTTATAATCCTCCCATTTATCAAAACTTTATCGCTTGGGGTTTTAAGGGAAGCTATAGAATCAAAATTACGTCTGTCTTCATAATCACGAGGGAAATAATAAATTAAATCTTCGATGGTATGAATACCAAGTTTGGAAAGTATTTTAGCAAATAGGGGTCCTACACCCTTTAAATATTGTACCGGAGTAGAAATATCTTTTTTGAAACCTTGATCCCTATCTTGACCCCTCATTTGATTGACATTTTATCACAATTCCAGTAAAATAAAGAAACTATGGCAAAAAAGTGTTTCATATGCGAAAAAAAACCTGGGAGCGGCGAAAATGTAAGCCACAGCAACAAAAAAACAAAACGCCGCTGGCTGCCAAACCTTCAAAAAATTCGAATCATGGTGGATGGCAAAAAGTGTACTGAGTACGTTTGTACAAAGTGTATAAAAGCCGACAAGATCAAAAAAGCCGCATAAATCTCTCTTATTTTAAAACAAAAGCCCTTTCCACAAACTTAATCATAGAAAGGGCTTAGGTGAAAAATTAATCCACCCTAGTTAAAATATTTTTTCAGCTTTTGGACGTGCTTCGTTAACAGTGATTTCACGACCACCCAAAGAAAAACCATTCATTGCCTGAATTGCTTTGTCCATATCTTCATCATTAACATCAACAAAAGCAAATCCGCGAGAACGGCCATCTCGAGAGACAACCCTAGCACTAATAACAGAGCAAACCTCACCAAACTTAGCCTCTAACTCCTCTGAAGTTACAGACCAGGGTAAATTCCCTACGAACAAACTCTTAGCCATCTTTCACCTCTCTACATAAACAAAAACAAGGTATTTTACCTTGTCTCTAATGACGATATGCTATCATAAACCGACAGCTACACGAAACATTAGCTCGACCTTCTTGATATAATAATAATATATCAATTTTATCATGTCAAACATTTTTGACGTTTTTGATATTCGACAGAAAATTCCCGCAAATAGTCGTTTATAAGCTATAATTATTAATATATGCCATTTTTGCCCATAGATAAATCAGAAATAAAAGGCCAGCTTGATATAATAATAGTAACAGGAGATGCTTATATCGATCATCCAAGTTTTGGACCTGTCGTTATTGCAAGAAACCTGGAGGCTCATGGTTTTTCCGTAGGAATAATTGCCCAACCTAATTGGAAAGAGGATAAAGATTTTCTTAAACTTGGAAAACCCCGTATTTTTTTTGGTATTGCCGCTGGTAATCTCGATTCGATGGTCGCTAATTATACTGCCGACAACAAAATTCGTAGAACAGACATGTATACACCGGATAATAAAGGGGGGAAACGCCCCGACAGAGCAACGATTGTTTATACAAACAAAATAAAACAACTATTTCCCGATTCAATGGTTATTTTGGGCGGCGTTGAAGCAAGTTTAAGACGTTTTGCTCATTATGATTATTGGTCAAACAAAGTTAGAAGATCAATTCTGTTTGATTCAAAAGCTGATTTAATCGTTTATGGCATGGGAGAAAATGCAATTGTAGAAGTTGCAAACGTAAGAGGTCAAAATCTTGAACTCTTACATTTGTCAAATACCGCAATCATTTTAAAAGATATAAGCCAATTAAAAGAATATCTCATACTCCCTTCTTTTGAAGAGGTTTCTACCGATAAAAAGAAATATGTCGAAGCTTTTAAACTTTATTATCTGGAAGGAAGAAAGAGATACCCAAGAATAATAGTTCAGCCATGTCAAGGACGATATCTTGTAGTATTCCCTCCCCAAGTTATGACAAGCCATGAATTAGAAACTGTTTTTAAACTTCCTTACATGTATGAAGCCCACCCCAGCTACAAAGATCACAAAATACCAGCCTGGGATTTTGTAAAATTTTCAACAATATCACACAGAGGATGTTTTGGAGGATGTTCTTTTTGCGCGATATCGCAGCATCAGGGAAAGTATATTGTAAGCCGCAGTCAAAAGTCCATTGAGGATGAAGTAAAAAACATAATCATGAAGAGAAAAGATTTTAGGGGAACTATTTTAGATATTGGAGGGCCAACTGCAAATATGTACATGATGGAGTGCTCAAAAAAAGAAGGCTGTACCCGTGCAAGTTGCATATATCCTGCAATATGTCCACATCTAAAAAACTCGCACAAGCCGCTTATTAACCTATTAAAAAGCGTAAGAAATATTCCAGGAGTAAAACATCTCTTTTCAAACTCAGGGATCCGCTATGATCTTGCAATGCAGGATCCTGAATATATAAAAGAACTGGTAGAGCATCATGTAAGTGGGCAACTTTCTGTTGCGCCGGAACATGTTTGTGAAGAAGTTTTGCTGACAATGGGAAAACCAGGTGTAGAAAAATTCGAATCGTTTAAAAAAGAATTTGACAAAATATCAAAACAATCGGAGAAAAAACAATACTTAATACCTTATTTTATAGCCTCACATCCCGGGGCAACACTTGAACACGCATTGAAATTAGCGCTTTTCTTAAAGAAAAACCATATGAAGATAGAACAGGTTCAAAATTTCACGCCAACACCTATGACAGTTTCAACCTGCATGTACTACACAGGAATTGATCCTTTTACAGGAAAGCAAGTTTATGTGCCAAAAGGAGAAGAGAGAACTTTCCAGAGGGCACTGCTTCAACCATATTTACAAAAAAACAAAAGAGAGATAATTAAAGCCCTAACCAATCTTGGGAAGCGGGATTTAATTCAAATACTTTTGGAATAGACACTTAAAACAACGGAACTGTTGTATAATAATCGGGGTTAATATTCAACAGAAAAACCATTAAAACGTCCACTAAATTCAAACCAATTGATAGAAAACTTGTCGATATTAGGTTCCATTGCTTTGTAAACAGCCTCAAGAAAGGACTCTACTTCTTTTTTTTCTCCTTCCGCAATTATTTCTACTCTTCCATCATACAGATTTTTAACATGTCCTGAGATTGAATATTTTGAAGAAATATTTTGAGCGGTAAAACGAAAACCGACACCATGAACTCTACCGGAGTAATATACCTCAGCACACTTTCTCAAAAAAACACCTCAACCCGTACTACAACCCATAAAAATAATCGTACAAGCCAGCACTATGCTCACCAAAAATATAATTAAAAATAAATGTTTTGGATTTTCCATAACTTATGGTTAATGATACCATTTAAGAGAAATTTTGCAACATTTTTATATATCCCAGAAGAATTGAACCCCGACTAGGAAATCGGGGTTCATACCTGGGAAAATTTCCAACACTCTTCTAGAATTCTGTTCGTCTATAAATAATCGGGGTGAAATTTCCGAAATAATCATCCGAAAATAAATTAATGACTCAAACTCAAGCTGTAAAGTTTAGATTCACAAAAGTACCCACGCCACAAACTGGAATAATAAGGTTTACAAGAAAACCTGCGGATAGATTATTTGTTCATATAAATCCATCTTATGATGAGCAAGTTGAACTAACTAGTTTACTTACGACAACAACTTCACCAAAGAATCCTGACAATATTATTGTCCTACCTTCAACCGCAGTGCCGAGACAAGTCTTAGATTTGATGGGCAAAGCAAGCAAAATAAATGAAAAAAAATTTAATGTTTCTCAGAATTATCTTAAAGATTTTACTGCTTTTTGCAAATTCATAGGGTTTACAAGGTTTGTGGGAATTGTCCCTGACATAGAAACAAGCCCCATTGCAAAGCAATACCCCGATGTAGCATTTCCGGTAAATGGGTTAACTATGATGGGAAATGGACAATTGTATGACCCTTCCGCGATTTTTGGAGAGTTTTTTGAGAAGATGAAAGACTCATTAATAATTGTTTCAACCTGTGAGAATGAAGTAGTCTTTGGCGAAAATGGAGGTTGGGAAATAAAAAGCACTCCGTGGCAGGAGACAAATGTCCAACAGCAGGAGCTAACTGACGGCGAATCACAAGAAAGTCTGGAACAAAAAACAATGAAACAATCTGAAAAAATTGCAACTCTATATTTAACAGAAAGAATTATCCATTTAATGTCACATTTAAGAAATAGATCTATAGGAGACAATAAATCTCATAATTTTCTTGAATTCTTTTCGTATGCTTATTTATACAATTTTTTAAACTGTTGTTGGTATATTTTTGAAGAGGATGCTTCCATAAAAACTATTATACAAAAAAGACAATTAAAAATACTTGAGTTAATAGATTTTAATTACAGTCAAATAACTGAAGATGAGAGAAAAGAGATAAAAATACTCAAAAGAGCAAATATAGACTGAAAAAATATTCCTTATTTATTACAACATCATTACTTTTAACCCCGATCATTCATATCTGGGGAAATTTCCAACACTCTACTAGAATTCTGTTCGTCTATGAATAATCGGGGTTAATTTCTTTCAAAATATTTGAGCGTCAGTTTTTTTATAACAGGGAAGTGTTCCTCATGGGTAATTTATTATTGTTTATAAAATATGTTATAATTGAAGCAAAATTTGGAGAAAAAAATGCGAGATAAAATTAAATTAGAAATAGAAGAGTCAATTGAAGTTAAAAAGGCCACATTTGAAAAAATTATCCCAAAAATAGAAGAAGCTGTAAAACTGATAATTACTGCCATAAAAACAGGAAATAAACTTTTGATCTGCGGTAATGGAGGATCTGCTTCTGATTCTCAACACTTTGCGGCGGAATTGATCAGCCGGTTTAAAAAAGAGAGGCGCTCAATCTCTGCGGTAGCTTTGACTACTGATACTTCAATTATTACAGCGATTGGGAATGATTATACTTTTGACAATATTTTTTCAAGGCAGGTTGAAGGCTTAGGGCAAAAGGGTGATATTTTAATCGGAATATCAACCTCAGGAAATTCTAAAAATATCCTAAAAGCGATTGAAACCGCGAAATTAAGAGAATTAAAAACTATCGCTTTGTTAGGTTGCGACGGAGGACTAATTGCAAAAAAGGCAGATCTTTCAATAATTGTACCAAGCAACAACACGCCAAGAGTCCAAGAAGTACATATAACAATAATTCATATAATTTGCGGATTAGTCGAAGAGGAGGTAGGTAAATAGATTATCAGACTGATGTTCTGGCATCCTGATATTCTTTAACTATGTTAGAAAGCCATTTAAAAAAAGAACTGCAAAAAATAAAAGGTAAAAAAGTTTTGGTCTTTGGTGATCTTATGCTTGATGAACATATATGGAGTCACGTTAATCGTATAAGCCCTGAAGCCCCTGTTGTTGTTGCTGACGTTTCCAAGATTACGCATGTCCCCGGAGGATCTGGAAATGTGGCTAACAATATTTTAACTCTTGGGGGAACCCCTATCCTTGTAGGATTAATCGGCAATGACAGTTCAGGAATTAAACTTGTACAAGCTTTAAAAATTTTGGGGATAAATGAAAAATATCTTATAAAAAATTCTGAACGCCCGACAATATTAAAATCTAGGCTTATAGCCTCAGGCCAACAAATTGTTAGAGTTGACAGAGAATTAAAAGAGATTATTTCACATAAACTTTCTAAGAAAATATTGTTGAGAGCAGTTAACCAGATTCGTAAAGTTGATGCTGTAATAATTTCCGATTACGGCAAAGGGTTAACATCTAAAGAAAACTGTCAAGTAATTATAAGGGCAGCTAACAAGTATAAAAAACCTGTCCTTGTAGATCCAAAAGGGACAGATTATAAAAAATATGAAGGGGCTACAATAATAACGCCCAATCTAAAAGAAGCTGAAGCTGCTACCAACATCAAAATAAATAGTGAAAAAGGTTTATTGAAAGCAGGAGAAAAACTGCTGAAAACAATAAACTCCCCTTTTGTTTTAATTACAAGAAGTGAAAAAGGGATGTCTCTTTTTAGAAAAAAAGAAGAGCCCATTCACATCCCGGGAATTCCTCGCCAGGTTTTTGATATTACAGGAGCTGGCGATACCGTAATTGCAATGTTAGCGTTATCTTTTTCGTCAGGTATGAAAATTTCCGATGCCGTGCATTTGGCAAATGACGCGGGATCAATTAAAGTTACAAAAATCGCGACTCAACCGGTTTATTATAAAGAGCTGGAAGATTCTCTAGTAGAAAAAGATCCGGCTTCAAAAAAGATAAAAAACAGAGAAGAGTTAAAAGAGATAGTAAAACAATTAAGATCTTCAGACATGAAAATCGTATTTACGAACGGTTGTTTTGATATTTTACATCTTGGACATGTAAGATATTTAAAAGAGGCAAAAAATTTAGGTGATGTTTTAATTGTCGGGTTAAACAGTGATGCTTCCGTAAAAAAACTAAAAGGGTTTCCCCGTCCTTACCTACCTGAGCACGAAAGGGCTGAGATTTTAGCTTCTTTAGAAAGTGTTGATTATGTGGTGGTGTTTAATGAAAACAGGCCCGATAATTTAATAAAAATAGTAAAACCAGCTTTTCATGTTAAGGGTGGAGATTATAAAATATCCGAACTGCCTGAAAGAGATATTGTCAAAAAGTTTGGCGGGGAAATTATAGTAATTCCGCCTGTTGAAGGCAAGTCGACGACAAATATCGTAGAAAAAATAAAATCAACAGCTGGCAATTAACCCCGATTATGATAATCAGGGTTGATTTCTGTTTTCACCGTAAACAATCGGGGTTAATATTGATTCTTGGGAATAAGGAGAATTTAAAGTGAAAAAGATAATATTTGTTTTTATTGCTATATTAATTGCCTCCACCCAGGTTTTTGCGTGGAGAATATCAAAAGACTTAGAAAAAGAGATAGAAACTAAAAAGATTGCATTAAAAGAAGATGATGCAAATTCACAATTTGATCTTGCAATTACTTATGCTTATTCAAATAAAATAGAAGAAGGTTGGGAATTGCTCAAAAAAGCAGATAAGATAGATCCGTCATTTAAAGAGGCAGGATGGAAAACATATAAAGAAAAAACTCAAAACGACCCTGAAAACTGGAAAATACATTTTCGCTATGCTTTTGCCCTTTATTTTAATGGTAAAAAAGAAGAAGCTATAAAAGAGTTTAAAAAAGTAATAGAACTTGATCCTAAAAATATATGGGCTTACAGTTATATCGGTTTAATCTATGGCGAAATAAATAAAATAGACGAGGCGATACAAAACATAAAAAAAGCGATAGCTATAGATTATGATGTTGCGGCAGTACATCTTTTGCTTTCTCAGGCATATTATAAAAAAGGCGATTCTTGGGGAGGATTTAAGGAAGCGTCTGAAGCTGTAAGACTTAGAGCTTTAGGATATTAAAATAAAGATAAGAACCAATCATGGGTTTTATCTTTTTGAAAAAGATATGGAACTATTAAAAAAAATATCATTTTTTATATTTGTATTGTTTATTCTGCTTTTATTTGTATGGGCATTATATGTTCCTAAAAAGGATGTCACAGATATGATTCAATCAACCTTAGATGAACAGAAAGGTAAGTTAGATCTTTTTTATAAAGGGGTTGCTTTTCAGGAGACGATAAATGGCATTAAATATTGGGAAATAAAAGCTAAGACAAGCAGCATTAACAAAACAACGGGAATCGCTTCTCTTGAAGAAACAGAAGGGACATTTTTCAGGGATAAAAAGCCGACTTTAATGTTTGTTGCGCCATATGCTGTATGGAAAATGAATGAAAGAGAAATAACTCTCATAAACCCGATTGGTTATGACTCAAAATCAAAAAACAGCTCAGTGATCGCCTCTTTGCAAAACAAGAATGGTAATTATTTCCAGTTTCCTTCTTCCAATGACAAAAAGGACAAAGGCTTTATATTTAAGGCCCAAAAACTTGTTTGGAGTATAAAAAACAAAGCTATAGTTTGTGATAAAGGCTTATGGATTAAAAAAGGAGAAATAAGCGGTCACGCGCAAAGATTAAAAGGTGACACCTCTATGGAGAAAATTGAAATATCAGGTAACCCTGTAATAAATATTGTAAACTCTAACATTTCAACAATAGAAGCGGATAAATTTTTAATGGACAGAAATAAAGATCTAATAATAGCTTCTGGAAAAGTAACCTTTAAAATAGATGAAATTAAAGGTTCAACGGGAAAAGCTATTTACAATCAAAAAGAGAAGAATCTTTATTTAATTGATAATGTTATAATTAAATATAAGGATTTTAAAGCGACATCAAACCAGGCTAAGTACAATATATTCGACCAAAAGATTGTTTTAGTTGATAATAGCAAATTAACAAGAGAATTAAGTGAAGTGACTGGCGATTCCATAGTAATTGACATAAAATCTAAAAAAGTCGCAATTTTGGGTAAAAGTAGAGCGATTATTCCGGATAAGGGGTTAGATAAAAAGTGATAACAACAAAGTTTTTGGAAGATTTAAAAACACTGCCAAAACTTGAAGCTATTGTTGAAGGAAATGGTTCTATCTTTGACTTAATAATAATAGGCGGAGGGCCTGCTGGATTAACTGCTGCCTTATATGCCGGGCGTGCAAGGCTAAAGACTCTTCTTATAGAAAGAGCCTTGATCGGAGGGATGGCTTCCACGACTTATAAAATCGAAAATTATCCGGGATTTTCTGAAGGAATAAGTGGAATGGATATAAGCCATAAATTTGAAGAAGGTGTTAGAAACTTGGATATTCCGATCTATTACGGAGAAGTTACAAAAATAACAAAAGATAGATACATAGAAATAGACGGAGAGAAAATACAGGCAAAGGCGATAATAATAGCATCAGGAACAGAGACAAAGAAACTTGGCATTTTAGGCGAGGATAAATTCAGAGGTAGAGGCGTTTCTTATTGCGCAACTTGTGATGGGTCATTCTATAAAGAAAAAAACATCGCCGTTGTAGGCGGAGGAAATTCCGCTATTGAAGAGGCTATATATCTTACAAGGTTTGCCAAAAAGGTAACAATAATTCATAGAAGAGATAAATTAAGAGCAGATAAAATAATAATTGAAAAAGCTTTAAATAACCCAAAAATTTTTGTTTTATGGAATTCTACTATAGAAGAAATTAACGGGGATAAACGTGTTGAAAGCTTAACACTGTTAAACACCCAAACAAATACCCGAACAACTCTTCCGATGGAAGGGTTATTTATATATATAGGACGAATTCCCAATACTAGTTTTGTTGATAATATATTGGATATGTCTAAAAATAGATTTATAAAAGTTGATAATAACATGAGAACTTCAAGCTCCGGAATTTTTGCTTGCGGTGACGTAATCGAAAAATCTTTATATCAAATAGTCACGGCAGCAGGAGATGGAGCTTTAGCCGCCGAGTCTGCCAGAAAATTCATTGAAGATGAATATCTAAATGACAGGGAAAAGACTACTACTATATAAGAATCATGCTGGAAATAATAATCCCAATTCTAATAATGTTTTCCTCAGGGTATATTTTATCTGTCTTTAAAAAAGAAGAGATTAAGATCCTGGCAGATCTGATAATTTACGTAACTGCCCCTGCCCTATTTATAACATCTATAACTTTAAGCAAGTTTGAAGCCGGCGAAATTGCAATTATTTTTTTTACGGCCGCAACAGTAATAATATCCGGAATAGCTTTGGTTTATCTTATAAGAAAGAAAAAGAAATTGCCGTTGGGAATGTACTACCCGATAGCCTTTATGAATACAGGTTTTTTAGGAGTTCCTATTGTTTTGATAAGTTATGGAATTAAAGGTCTTGCTTACGCAGTAATTTACGATGCGACACTTGCCCTCTTTGCTTTCTCTCTAGGTATTTACATAATCTCGGAAAGAAGAGATAAGTGGGAGGTCTTTAAAATACCCTTTATATACACAGCGGCGCTTGGAATTTTATTAAATATTTATAACATTGAAATCCCTTTTCCTGTTTTTAAAGGGCTATCTATGCTTGGGAGTGCAACAATACCCCTCGCCCTCATCATGCTCGGTTATAGGATAGGAAATATAAGGATATCATCACTAAAACTTCCTTTGTTTGGAGCCATACTTCGTGGAGGGATTGGTTTTGTCGTTGCGTTTGTAATAATAAGAATTTTTAATATATCGGGAATACTGGCAAATGTATTGATTATTATGTCTATCCTTCCATCTGCGATAACAAGCATTGTCTTTTGTGAAAAATATGGTTGCAGAGAGGATTGTGATCTTGTCGCATCAACAATCGCAATCAGTATGCTTGCTTCGCTTTTTTATTTACCCATAGCCATGTATCTCCTAAAATGAAAAAAACAAGCAAACTAAAAAACATATTAAAAAGCCTGCAAAAAGTCCTCCTTGCCTACTCTGGAGGTGTTGACAGTACCCTTTTACTTAAGGTTGCGTTAGATACTCTTGGAAAAGAAAATGTTTTGGCAATAATTGCAAAATCTGAAACATACCCAAAATCAGAAGAAAAAGAGGCAGTTGATACTGCGAAAAGGCTTGATACTAATTTTATAGTTATAAAAACTTGCGAGTTTTCCGATAAAAATTTCATCAAAAATTCTAGAAACAGATGCTACTATTGCAAAAAGGAGCTCTTTATAAAGTTAAAAAAGATTGCCGAAAAAGAAAAGATCCCGCATGTAATAGACGGATCAAATAAAGATGATTTACAAGATTACCGACCGGGGGCTGTTGCAAAAAAAGAACTTGGTGTTAGAAGTCCGTTGCAAGAAGCAGGGTTGACCAAAGAGGAGATCAGGCAACTTTCAAAATCCTTGGGACTTGCCACTTGGAACAAGCCCGCATATGCCTGTTTGGCATCTAGAGTTCCATACGGCACCAAAATTACAAAAGAGATTTTAACAAGAATCGACGAGGGAGAAAAATTTTTACGTGGGTTGGGATTGAGACAGGTAAGAGCAAGGGATCATGG is a window encoding:
- a CDS encoding ATP-dependent DNA helicase RecG, whose translation is MRGQDRDQGFKKDISTPVQYLKGVGPLFAKILSKLGIHTIEDLIYYFPRDYEDRRNFDSIASLKTPSDKVLINGRIINIESQKKPGRMQILKITLNDSSGSIRIIFFNQPFLLKLFTQNTKLIVSGKLEFNQFEGCMQVLPHYWELDTGEPLSIVPVYNLTEGLFAKSIRKIIRTSLDQYLDQIKEPLPEEILKKNRLISILDAVQNLHFPQDLRIVEEAKRRMIFEDFFVFQIGLGSRKREIKTLNGIKFDSNKELLSDFSLPFKLTKAQEKVLDEILEDMSKDRPMNRLIQGDVGSGKTVIAAMAAYVTIKNGYQVAIMAPTEILAQQHYEKISKLITSQRSFSIQLLTGSTQSKERKGLIEADLVVGTHALIQKEIKFKKLGLVVIDEQHRFGVLQRAELGNKGMAQNLMFVHPDLLFMTATPIPRSLALILYGDLDRSIIDEMPPGRQPVKTYYVSNSKRRNSYEFIRTKIKEGRQVFVVCPLVKETEKSDLKAAVEESEYLQRDIFPEFKIGLIHGKMKQSEKERIMWEFRNNKIQLLVSTTVIEVGIDIPNASIMVIEHSERFGLSQLHQLRGRIGRGAHESFCFLMGEPKSKDARIRIKAMIDSNDGFKIAEVDLRLRGPGDFCGVRQSGLPEFRMADIVRDEKILHLAREAAFNYLIADPHLEKAPQLKKNLVGRYGRFLGF
- a CDS encoding RNA-binding protein — protein: MAKSLFVGNLPWSVTSEELEAKFGEVCSVISARVVSRDGRSRGFAFVDVNDEDMDKAIQAMNGFSLGGREITVNEARPKAEKIF
- a CDS encoding YgiQ family radical SAM protein yields the protein MPFLPIDKSEIKGQLDIIIVTGDAYIDHPSFGPVVIARNLEAHGFSVGIIAQPNWKEDKDFLKLGKPRIFFGIAAGNLDSMVANYTADNKIRRTDMYTPDNKGGKRPDRATIVYTNKIKQLFPDSMVILGGVEASLRRFAHYDYWSNKVRRSILFDSKADLIVYGMGENAIVEVANVRGQNLELLHLSNTAIILKDISQLKEYLILPSFEEVSTDKKKYVEAFKLYYLEGRKRYPRIIVQPCQGRYLVVFPPQVMTSHELETVFKLPYMYEAHPSYKDHKIPAWDFVKFSTISHRGCFGGCSFCAISQHQGKYIVSRSQKSIEDEVKNIIMKRKDFRGTILDIGGPTANMYMMECSKKEGCTRASCIYPAICPHLKNSHKPLINLLKSVRNIPGVKHLFSNSGIRYDLAMQDPEYIKELVEHHVSGQLSVAPEHVCEEVLLTMGKPGVEKFESFKKEFDKISKQSEKKQYLIPYFIASHPGATLEHALKLALFLKKNHMKIEQVQNFTPTPMTVSTCMYYTGIDPFTGKQVYVPKGEERTFQRALLQPYLQKNKREIIKALTNLGKRDLIQILLE
- a CDS encoding phosphoheptose isomerase, coding for MKLEIEESIEVKKATFEKIIPKIEEAVKLIITAIKTGNKLLICGNGGSASDSQHFAAELISRFKKERRSISAVALTTDTSIITAIGNDYTFDNIFSRQVEGLGQKGDILIGISTSGNSKNILKAIETAKLRELKTIALLGCDGGLIAKKADLSIIVPSNNTPRVQEVHITIIHIICGLVEEEVGK
- a CDS encoding thioredoxin-disulfide reductase, which translates into the protein MFDLIIIGGGPAGLTAALYAGRARLKTLLIERALIGGMASTTYKIENYPGFSEGISGMDISHKFEEGVRNLDIPIYYGEVTKITKDRYIEIDGEKIQAKAIIIASGTETKKLGILGEDKFRGRGVSYCATCDGSFYKEKNIAVVGGGNSAIEEAIYLTRFAKKVTIIHRRDKLRADKIIIEKALNNPKIFVLWNSTIEEINGDKRVESLTLLNTQTNTRTTLPMEGLFIYIGRIPNTSFVDNILDMSKNRFIKVDNNMRTSSSGIFACGDVIEKSLYQIVTAAGDGALAAESARKFIEDEYLNDREKTTTI